A DNA window from Anaeromicrobium sediminis contains the following coding sequences:
- the yfmH gene encoding EF-P 5-aminopentanol modification-associated protein YfmH, producing the protein MENKIIQSSILKESMSYKKLDCGLEVYYMPKTGYSKQYAIFATKYGSNDSKFIIPGESEETHVPDGIAHFLEHKLFEEKEGSIFDKFSELGSSVNAYTNFTSTCYLFSCTDRFYENLELLMNFVQNPYFTDENVEKEKGIISQEIRMYDDNSGWKVFFNALRAMYHNHPVKIDIAGTVESITKITKEDLYKCYNTFYNLNNMVVFVVGDLEEEKVFKTIEDNLKEEHTLGEIKRIYPNEPNSVVKKIVEEKLDVSIPLFNVCFKDSRVGTDGKELLKKEISTKILLDMLFGKSSELYSKLYEEGLINDSFEADYTGDIDYGHSMVGGESKDPKLVKDKIMEHVEKIKKEGLCEKSFERVKKKLLGKHLSSYNSVDNIATTFIAYKFKNMNIFDYVEVLDGIDFNHVNERFKDHIKEETSALSIVSPK; encoded by the coding sequence ATGGAGAATAAAATCATACAAAGTTCCATATTAAAAGAGAGTATGTCTTATAAAAAGTTAGACTGTGGATTAGAAGTTTATTATATGCCAAAGACGGGATATAGTAAGCAATATGCCATCTTTGCTACTAAATACGGTTCTAACGATAGTAAATTTATAATTCCAGGGGAAAGTGAAGAGACCCATGTACCCGATGGTATAGCTCATTTTCTTGAGCACAAACTCTTTGAGGAAAAGGAAGGAAGTATATTTGATAAGTTTTCAGAACTAGGTTCAAGTGTTAACGCATATACAAACTTTACCTCAACTTGTTATTTATTTTCATGCACAGATAGATTCTATGAAAACTTAGAACTTCTTATGAATTTTGTTCAAAATCCATATTTTACTGATGAAAATGTGGAAAAGGAGAAGGGAATCATATCTCAAGAGATACGTATGTATGATGACAATTCTGGTTGGAAAGTATTTTTTAATGCCCTACGTGCCATGTATCATAATCATCCAGTAAAAATAGACATAGCTGGAACTGTGGAGAGTATTACTAAAATAACTAAAGAAGATTTATATAAGTGTTATAATACTTTTTATAATTTAAACAATATGGTTGTTTTTGTAGTAGGTGATCTTGAGGAAGAGAAGGTATTTAAAACTATAGAAGACAATTTGAAGGAAGAACATACTTTAGGAGAAATAAAGAGGATTTATCCTAATGAACCAAATAGTGTTGTTAAAAAGATTGTAGAGGAAAAATTAGATGTATCTATTCCATTATTTAATGTATGTTTTAAAGATTCGCGTGTGGGCACAGATGGAAAAGAACTTCTTAAAAAAGAAATAAGTACAAAGATTTTATTAGATATGCTATTTGGAAAAAGTTCTGAACTATATTCTAAATTATATGAAGAGGGACTTATTAATGATTCTTTTGAGGCTGATTATACAGGAGACATTGATTATGGCCATTCTATGGTAGGTGGAGAATCAAAGGATCCTAAATTAGTTAAGGATAAAATTATGGAGCATGTGGAAAAAATAAAAAAAGAAGGCCTTTGTGAGAAAAGTTTTGAAAGGGTTAAGAAAAAGTTATTAGGAAAGCATCTAAGCTCATATAATTCTGTAGATAATATAGCAACCACATTTATTGCTTATAAGTTTAAGAATATGAATATATTCGATTATGTGGAAGTATTAGACGGAATTGACTTTAATCATGTTAATGAAAGATTTAAAGATCATATAAAAGAAGAGACTAGTGCTTTATCTATAGTTAGTCCAAAGTAA
- the lgt gene encoding prolipoprotein diacylglyceryl transferase, whose translation MDPVAFYAFGIGIRWYGILIASGILLGTLVAIKRAKRVGINEENILDMLLFAVPAAIVGARVYYVIFNWEYYAGDFYKIINVRQGGLAIHGGVIGGALVAYIFCKSKNISFPKMADICAPSLILGQAIGRWGNFVNQEAYGGPTDLPWGIVVDGVKVHPTFLYESLWNFMVFGVLLWYDKRKKFDGELFLFYLMLYSVARFFIEGLRTDSLMFAGMRVAQLISVGAILISLFLVYLGRKKKHNDKI comes from the coding sequence ATGGATCCAGTAGCTTTTTATGCATTTGGGATAGGTATTAGGTGGTATGGTATTTTAATAGCCTCAGGAATACTTTTAGGAACACTAGTAGCAATTAAGCGTGCTAAAAGGGTTGGTATTAATGAAGAGAATATATTAGATATGTTGCTATTTGCAGTTCCTGCCGCAATAGTAGGGGCAAGAGTCTATTATGTAATATTTAATTGGGAATATTACGCAGGAGATTTTTATAAGATAATAAATGTAAGACAAGGTGGTCTCGCCATACACGGAGGTGTAATAGGAGGAGCATTAGTAGCTTATATATTTTGTAAAAGTAAAAATATATCCTTTCCTAAAATGGCGGATATATGTGCACCAAGTTTGATTTTAGGACAAGCCATAGGAAGATGGGGAAATTTTGTCAACCAAGAAGCATATGGTGGACCCACAGACTTACCTTGGGGAATAGTAGTAGATGGAGTAAAAGTTCATCCTACATTCTTATACGAATCCTTATGGAACTTCATGGTATTTGGAGTTTTGCTTTGGTATGACAAAAGGAAAAAATTCGACGGGGAATTATTTCTTTTTTACTTAATGTTATATTCTGTAGCAAGATTCTTTATAGAGGGGTTAAGGACTGATAGCTTAATGTTTGCAGGCATGAGAGTTGCTCAACTAATAAGTGTTGGCGCAATACTTATTTCCTTGTTTTTAGTCTATTTAGGAAGAAAAAAGAAACATAATGATAAGATATAA
- a CDS encoding aspartyl-phosphate phosphatase Spo0E family protein produces the protein MSKRDIENLRYKLYNLIENKSSYDEIYKASTDLDKLIVSYYRK, from the coding sequence ATGTCAAAGCGTGATATTGAGAATTTAAGATATAAACTATATAATTTAATTGAAAATAAGTCGAGTTATGACGAAATTTACAAAGCCAGTACAGACTTAGATAAATTGATAGTTTCATATTACAGAAAATAG
- the mraZ gene encoding division/cell wall cluster transcriptional repressor MraZ: MFIGEHFHTIDSKGRIIVPSKFRDELGDSFIVTKGLDNCLFVYPQNEWKRFEEKLRTLPLTSRDARAFVRLFFSGATECSLDKQGRINLPANLRQHAKIDKEVVTIGVSTRVEIWSKEEWDRYNDSDELSYDAIAEKMVELGI; the protein is encoded by the coding sequence GTGTTTATAGGTGAACATTTTCATACAATTGACTCAAAGGGCAGAATTATAGTTCCTTCTAAGTTCAGAGATGAACTTGGAGATTCTTTTATAGTTACAAAGGGACTTGATAACTGTTTATTTGTGTACCCCCAAAATGAGTGGAAGCGATTTGAAGAAAAATTAAGAACTCTACCTTTAACAAGTAGAGACGCGAGAGCATTTGTAAGATTATTTTTCTCTGGAGCTACTGAATGTAGTTTGGACAAGCAGGGGAGAATTAACTTACCAGCTAACTTAAGACAGCACGCTAAAATTGACAAAGAAGTTGTAACAATAGGAGTTTCTACAAGAGTGGAAATTTGGAGTAAGGAAGAATGGGACAGATATAATGATAGCGACGAGCTAAGTTACGATGCAATAGCAGAGAAAATGGTAGAACTAGGAATTTAA
- the rsmH gene encoding 16S rRNA (cytosine(1402)-N(4))-methyltransferase RsmH yields the protein MEFKHVSVLLKETVDNLKIKPNGIYVDGTLGGGGHSSYICEQLSKEGTLIGIDQDKDALKSASKRLEAYENNKIFVHSNFSNIKNVLEELEIDGIDGMILDLGVSSYQLDEGERGFSYQQDAALDMRMNRDIGFTAWNVVNEYDESEIFRIIKEYGEDRWAKRIAKFIVEERQEKNIDTTLELVEVIKKAIPAAARREGPHPAKRTFQAIRIEVNNELGIIENTIKDAVEKLNKGGRLSIITFHSLEDRIVKNTFKELSIACTCPPEFPMCMCGGKAKVKRITKKPILPSKEEIDVNPRSRSAKLRVAQKL from the coding sequence TTGGAATTCAAGCATGTGTCTGTACTACTAAAGGAAACAGTAGATAATTTGAAAATTAAACCAAATGGTATATATGTGGATGGTACCTTAGGTGGAGGTGGACATTCTTCATATATATGTGAGCAATTATCTAAAGAGGGAACTTTGATTGGCATAGACCAGGATAAAGACGCTTTAAAATCTGCATCTAAGAGATTAGAAGCATATGAAAACAATAAAATTTTTGTACATAGTAATTTTTCTAATATTAAAAATGTGTTAGAGGAACTTGAAATAGATGGAATAGATGGAATGATTCTAGATTTAGGAGTATCTTCATATCAGTTAGATGAGGGAGAAAGAGGATTTTCTTATCAACAGGATGCAGCCCTTGATATGAGAATGAACAGGGATATTGGATTCACTGCATGGAATGTAGTAAATGAATATGATGAATCAGAAATATTTAGAATTATAAAAGAGTATGGTGAAGATAGATGGGCCAAAAGAATTGCCAAATTCATAGTGGAAGAGAGACAAGAGAAAAATATAGATACAACCCTAGAACTTGTAGAAGTTATAAAAAAAGCAATTCCAGCTGCAGCTAGAAGAGAAGGGCCACATCCGGCTAAGAGAACTTTCCAAGCCATAAGAATCGAAGTGAATAATGAATTAGGAATTATAGAAAATACCATAAAGGATGCCGTAGAAAAATTAAATAAAGGTGGTAGACTTTCTATCATAACATTCCACTCGTTAGAGGATAGAATAGTTAAAAACACTTTTAAAGAATTAAGTATTGCATGCACTTGTCCGCCTGAATTTCCCATGTGTATGTGTGGAGGTAAAGCTAAGGTAAAAAGAATAACTAAAAAGCCTATATTGCCGTCAAAGGAAGAAATTGATGTAAACCCACGTTCAAGAAGTGCTAAATTAAGAGTAGCGCAAAAACTTTAA
- a CDS encoding septum formation initiator family protein, translating into MLVAKRKYSYYEENIPEREEKKQIENKTNRKNKKGDKLFFYKVQTIVTLLITATFCVGILAGYAEISKLKYEVNNLAKESKKAQSEINRLKVEIDKVKRSDLIEEKANTTLGMQYPEKRQMVFLEVDDFDLKRNLKQDTKIVEETSFMDVVKGTMGKMITSIKGNFNI; encoded by the coding sequence TTGTTAGTAGCAAAACGTAAGTATAGTTATTATGAGGAGAATATTCCTGAAAGGGAAGAAAAGAAACAAATAGAGAATAAAACAAATAGAAAAAATAAAAAAGGTGATAAGTTATTTTTTTATAAAGTACAAACTATAGTCACTCTTTTGATTACGGCAACTTTTTGCGTGGGAATACTAGCAGGTTATGCAGAAATCAGCAAATTAAAGTACGAAGTGAATAATTTAGCTAAGGAATCAAAAAAAGCTCAATCTGAAATAAATAGACTAAAGGTTGAAATTGATAAGGTAAAGAGAAGTGATTTGATAGAAGAAAAAGCCAATACTACTTTAGGGATGCAATACCCGGAGAAAAGGCAAATGGTATTTTTAGAAGTGGATGATTTTGATTTGAAAAGAAATTTGAAGCAAGATACTAAGATTGTAGAAGAAACTAGCTTTATGGATGTTGTTAAAGGGACCATGGGCAAAATGATAACTAGTATAAAAGGCAATTTTAATATTTAG